A section of the Sporosarcina sp. ANT_H38 genome encodes:
- a CDS encoding GNAT family N-acetyltransferase, which yields MILELKKSEFYKCRDLLYEQGQIEAKAVVEGVNPGRIFVDDIESPVSGFIWLGNNDGFLFIGDERNEGFNSELNHFIDTVIIPEARKVGLTWFEGIGNHNKWDKTIKKVFENRNLGSWNQRVYTLQKNDYKGNFELTIEEGYNIVKISEILFINSDKSIGNIEFLHSKIVEFWSSPERFFNEGVGYVVVCKNKIVSVCFSGFVVDNVHCIDIETLEEHQGKKLAQKVAITFVEYCLENNLVPYWDCMESNKPSIAVAENIGFRNVFNYIGYDFKFE from the coding sequence ATGATTTTAGAATTAAAAAAGTCTGAATTCTACAAGTGTAGAGATTTGCTATATGAGCAAGGTCAAATAGAAGCTAAAGCGGTAGTCGAAGGAGTAAATCCTGGACGTATTTTTGTAGATGATATTGAATCTCCTGTTTCGGGATTTATTTGGTTAGGTAATAACGACGGTTTTCTCTTTATTGGAGACGAAAGAAACGAAGGGTTCAATTCGGAATTAAATCATTTTATTGATACAGTAATCATTCCAGAAGCAAGGAAGGTAGGGTTAACTTGGTTTGAGGGTATTGGTAATCATAATAAGTGGGATAAGACTATTAAAAAGGTGTTTGAAAACCGCAATTTAGGAAGTTGGAATCAGAGGGTTTATACATTACAAAAAAACGATTATAAAGGCAACTTCGAACTTACTATTGAAGAAGGATATAATATTGTCAAAATTAGTGAAATACTATTTATAAACAGTGATAAATCAATTGGAAATATTGAGTTTTTACATTCCAAAATAGTAGAGTTCTGGTCTTCGCCGGAGAGGTTCTTTAATGAAGGCGTTGGTTACGTTGTAGTTTGTAAAAATAAAATTGTAAGTGTCTGTTTTTCAGGTTTTGTAGTTGATAATGTACATTGTATTGATATTGAAACCTTGGAAGAGCATCAAGGTAAAAAGTTAGCACAAAAAGTAGCCATAACTTTTGTGGAATATTGTTTGGAAAATAATCTTGTGCCGTATTGGGATTGTATGGAGTCTAACAAGCCTTCAATTGCGGTTGCGGAGAATATAGGATTCAGAAATGTATTTAACTATATAGGATATGACTTTAAGTTTGAGTGA
- a CDS encoding DUF4184 family protein has protein sequence MPLTFAHPAAVLPFSRNSKYVNFLALVLGSMSPDFEYFLRGMPYGEIGHTFFGFIAFNLPIVVMVYLIYKAYIHRTLFRHLPSFLQDTYSQKTSSSRSLKVFVFLYSALFGMLTHVVWDSFTHSVGFMVKNLSILSTTVHIYGFNIPVFKFLQHGGTLVGIIAIIGYMYFRTAKNRLIGDRSTGPKQKLMYWGQIALLTTLLFCLWYLIDSVSIESYGIIVVRIIDSALISLLIVSISFHHLYRAKIEHSIVK, from the coding sequence ATGCCGTTGACTTTTGCTCATCCAGCAGCAGTTTTACCTTTCTCAAGGAATAGTAAATATGTAAATTTTTTAGCATTGGTATTAGGTAGTATGTCGCCTGATTTCGAGTATTTTCTACGAGGAATGCCGTATGGCGAGATTGGTCATACATTCTTTGGTTTTATAGCTTTTAATCTTCCTATTGTTGTAATGGTTTATTTGATTTATAAGGCATATATACATAGAACATTATTTAGACATCTACCATCTTTTTTGCAAGATACCTATTCTCAAAAAACAAGTTCTTCTAGATCCTTAAAGGTTTTTGTATTCTTATATTCCGCCTTATTTGGAATGCTAACCCATGTAGTTTGGGATTCTTTCACTCATTCAGTAGGATTTATGGTGAAGAACTTATCAATACTTTCTACTACTGTTCATATTTATGGTTTTAATATCCCTGTCTTTAAATTCCTACAGCACGGAGGCACACTAGTTGGCATCATTGCGATTATAGGCTATATGTACTTTCGAACAGCGAAGAATAGGCTTATTGGTGACAGGAGTACAGGACCAAAACAAAAATTGATGTATTGGGGTCAAATAGCATTGTTAACAACACTTTTGTTTTGTTTATGGTATCTCATTGATAGCGTTTCGATTGAATCCTATGGCATTATTGTTGTACGAATAATAGATTCCGCTTTGATCAGTTTGTTAATTGTTTCAATAAGTTTTCACCACTTATATAGAGCAAAGATAGAACATTCTATAGTAAAGTAA
- a CDS encoding type 1 glutamine amidotransferase family protein: MQTKKAFLYVFNTMSDWEYGYLIAELNSGRYFKKDLAPLKVITVGANKEIITTMGGLSIKPDISIDECVLEGMDLLILPGGSTWGEDIHLPILGRVGDALELGTIVAAICGATEGLANTGYLDSRKHTSNDLEYIKMVCPNYNGEKFYEMGPVVAGENLVTASGVAPLEFAMEVMKKLDVFAPDTLHSWYNLNKTHKPEYFFQLMNSISR, from the coding sequence ATGCAAACAAAGAAAGCTTTTCTTTATGTATTTAATACAATGTCAGACTGGGAATATGGATATTTAATTGCTGAACTAAACTCAGGAAGATATTTTAAAAAGGATTTAGCACCTTTAAAAGTAATTACAGTAGGAGCTAATAAAGAAATTATTACTACGATGGGAGGGTTGAGTATAAAACCGGATATTTCCATTGATGAGTGTGTTCTTGAGGGAATGGATCTCTTAATTTTACCTGGAGGAAGTACTTGGGGGGAAGATATTCATCTACCTATCTTGGGGAGGGTTGGAGATGCTTTAGAGCTCGGCACTATTGTTGCTGCTATTTGTGGTGCAACTGAGGGACTGGCAAATACCGGATACCTAGATTCCAGAAAGCATACAAGCAATGACTTAGAGTATATTAAAATGGTCTGTCCTAATTATAATGGAGAAAAATTTTATGAGATGGGGCCTGTAGTAGCTGGCGAGAATTTGGTTACTGCATCAGGAGTAGCTCCTTTGGAATTTGCGATGGAAGTAATGAAAAAATTAGATGTATTTGCACCAGATACATTGCATTCATGGTATAACCTAAATAAGACTCACAAACCTGAATACTTCTTCCAATTAATGAATTCGATAAGTAGATGA
- a CDS encoding response regulator transcription factor gives MKLLIIEDDMYLSESICETTKEMFETEQAFDGEEGLFLAQQDIFDVIILDIMLPYMNGYEVLENLRKQNITTPVIMLTAKDGIDDKIKGFKMGADDYLVKPFHREELLVRLEAMVRRSGGLFKENVLTFKELHLNIKNKTAEINGEALKLNGKQFDLLEYLINNKNAILTKEQIFDRIWGFESDTSTTVVEVYASNLRKSLKKFEYDQYIKTFRGLGYMLEDHGEGNV, from the coding sequence ATGAAATTACTCATCATTGAAGATGACATGTATCTCTCTGAATCAATATGTGAAACAACAAAGGAAATGTTCGAAACTGAGCAGGCTTTCGATGGAGAGGAAGGACTGTTTCTTGCACAGCAAGATATTTTCGATGTCATTATTTTAGATATCATGCTTCCGTATATGAACGGTTATGAGGTATTAGAAAATTTAAGAAAGCAAAATATCACGACACCTGTCATCATGCTGACAGCCAAAGATGGAATTGATGACAAGATTAAGGGTTTTAAAATGGGAGCAGACGACTATTTAGTGAAACCATTCCATCGAGAAGAACTATTAGTGCGGCTAGAGGCAATGGTAAGGAGATCCGGAGGTTTATTTAAGGAAAATGTTCTAACTTTTAAGGAACTACATTTGAATATCAAAAATAAAACCGCGGAAATTAATGGGGAAGCACTTAAGTTGAATGGGAAACAATTTGATTTACTGGAGTATTTGATAAACAATAAAAACGCTATTTTGACCAAGGAACAGATTTTTGATCGAATATGGGGATTTGAGTCTGATACTTCTACTACAGTTGTAGAGGTGTACGCCAGTAATTTACGAAAAAGTCTCAAGAAGTTTGAGTATGATCAATATATCAAAACCTTTCGTGGGTTAGGTTATATGCTGGAAGACCATGGTGAGGGGAATGTTTAA
- a CDS encoding NUDIX hydrolase: protein MGQNTSHIYTPSKHFVSAATIVLNDQKEILLIKGPMRGWEMPGGIVEEGESLKDAAIRETKEESGIDIEDLKFCGIFQNVNKSICNTLFLAKPIGGKLTTSPESLEVGFFPIELALKMITIDNFRQRIEYCLDSSKQPFYVEF, encoded by the coding sequence TTGGGACAAAACACATCACATATTTACACACCTTCTAAACACTTTGTTTCAGCTGCAACTATTGTACTCAACGACCAAAAGGAAATTCTGCTAATTAAAGGTCCTATGAGAGGTTGGGAAATGCCAGGTGGAATAGTTGAGGAGGGTGAGTCTCTGAAAGACGCTGCAATAAGGGAAACTAAAGAGGAGTCAGGCATTGATATTGAAGATCTTAAATTCTGCGGGATATTTCAAAATGTGAATAAGTCAATTTGTAATACGCTCTTTTTAGCTAAGCCAATTGGTGGTAAATTAACAACTTCCCCAGAAAGTTTAGAAGTGGGTTTTTTCCCTATTGAGCTGGCTTTGAAAATGATAACTATTGATAATTTTAGACAAAGAATTGAGTATTGTCTTGATAGCAGCAAACAACCATTTTATGTGGAATTTTGA
- a CDS encoding general stress protein yields MKNHIIGVYDNEQQAAEVVEDLKEKGYKIEEISVIAKNINKLSAITQEVKPSTKDGAIAGAVTGGAIGIAGVIAGLSTILIPGFGFALAAGPIIATIGGAVVGANSGAGGLKHALMEIGVPNDEAERYYNDAQNGKFLVFLHPKE; encoded by the coding sequence ATGAAGAATCATATTATTGGTGTATACGATAATGAACAACAAGCGGCTGAAGTTGTTGAAGATTTAAAAGAGAAAGGCTATAAAATTGAGGAAATTTCAGTTATTGCTAAAAATATAAATAAACTATCTGCAATCACACAGGAAGTAAAACCCTCCACCAAGGATGGAGCCATTGCTGGAGCTGTAACTGGAGGAGCGATTGGCATAGCTGGCGTGATAGCAGGATTATCCACTATATTGATTCCCGGATTTGGTTTTGCGTTGGCTGCAGGTCCTATTATTGCAACAATTGGAGGTGCAGTCGTAGGGGCCAACTCTGGTGCTGGCGGACTAAAGCATGCTCTTATGGAAATTGGAGTACCTAATGATGAAGCTGAACGCTACTATAATGACGCTCAGAATGGGAAATTCTTAGTATTTCTTCATCCCAAAGAGTAA
- a CDS encoding carbohydrate-binding domain-containing protein, whose product MKKQNSKFIKVAATLMCTASLFACSNDSEKVSITNDTTAKNESLITIGNQEIASVISEHVTYSDEDFYGDWENETSIQLNGSGASFEGDGGVVIDKSIITIKSSGVYTIQGQLDDGQIIVDTEDKDIVRLVLNGAEIHSSSTSAIYVQQAEKTIVSLEEGTENVLSDGAKYVYENSEEDEPNAALFSKDDLTINGSGKLVVQGNYNDGIASKDQLKITGGTIQINSVDDGLKGKDLLAVKGGTISIEASGDGMKSTNDTDAAKGIIAIEGGSFDIKAADDGIQAETSLLIADGNFNISSGGGSPEKIANAEMGRPTPGETKTSTTDASSETSSGKGLKANVEVAIGGGSFELDSLDDAIHSNNSVNIIGGDLKVASGDDGIHADKSILIEGGSIDITKSNEGIEANSITILDGKIHVKATDDGINISEADENSNTTTEQAEDPLLSINGGYVYVDAAGDGLDSNGSISMTGGTVIVNGPTNNGNGALDYDEDFEISGGVLIAAGSSGMAMATSEDSSQHTILMTYPKTQSAGTTLLLEDSEGNEIVTFAPEKDYQSVVISSPKLTKDASYTLYSGGTTSGKASDGLFEVGDYQDGTKVVEFTISDTITWLDETGITTAKTSGPDGMGGPGGMGAPEGMERPEGMKAPQGMEPPEGMEVPEGMEPPEGMEAPEATEPEGK is encoded by the coding sequence ATGAAAAAACAAAATTCTAAATTTATAAAGGTAGCCGCCACTCTTATGTGCACCGCATCTTTGTTTGCTTGCAGCAATGATTCAGAAAAGGTAAGTATCACTAATGACACTACTGCAAAAAACGAGAGCTTAATTACGATTGGCAATCAAGAAATAGCTAGTGTTATTAGCGAGCATGTAACCTATTCCGATGAAGACTTTTACGGTGATTGGGAAAACGAAACGTCTATTCAGTTGAATGGAAGTGGTGCCAGCTTTGAAGGTGATGGCGGAGTCGTCATCGACAAGAGCATCATCACGATAAAATCTTCAGGCGTGTATACAATCCAAGGACAGCTGGATGACGGACAAATCATTGTGGACACAGAAGACAAAGACATCGTTCGGCTCGTTTTGAATGGTGCAGAAATTCATTCTTCCTCTACTTCAGCAATCTACGTGCAACAAGCAGAAAAAACCATTGTTTCATTAGAAGAAGGAACTGAAAATGTTTTATCCGATGGAGCAAAATATGTTTATGAGAATTCAGAGGAAGATGAGCCGAATGCAGCGTTATTCAGCAAAGACGATCTCACCATAAACGGCAGTGGTAAACTAGTCGTGCAAGGCAATTACAACGACGGAATCGCCAGTAAAGACCAATTGAAAATTACAGGAGGAACAATCCAAATTAATTCAGTTGATGATGGATTAAAGGGAAAAGATCTCCTTGCTGTTAAAGGTGGCACTATCAGTATCGAAGCGAGTGGCGACGGTATGAAGTCCACGAATGACACAGATGCTGCAAAAGGGATCATTGCCATTGAAGGAGGAAGTTTTGATATCAAGGCAGCTGATGATGGCATTCAGGCTGAGACTTCACTTCTGATCGCAGACGGAAATTTCAACATTTCATCTGGAGGCGGCAGTCCTGAAAAAATAGCGAATGCTGAAATGGGTCGGCCTACCCCAGGAGAAACGAAAACAAGCACAACTGACGCTAGCTCTGAGACATCAAGTGGCAAAGGGCTTAAGGCAAATGTAGAAGTGGCAATTGGCGGAGGAAGCTTTGAACTGGATTCATTAGATGATGCGATACACAGCAACAACTCCGTCAACATAATTGGCGGCGATTTGAAAGTGGCTTCCGGCGATGATGGAATTCATGCTGATAAATCCATTCTTATCGAAGGCGGAAGTATCGACATCACAAAGAGTAATGAAGGGATAGAAGCTAATTCCATCACAATCTTAGACGGGAAAATTCATGTTAAAGCAACTGATGATGGCATAAACATTAGCGAAGCCGACGAAAATTCTAACACGACTACTGAACAAGCAGAAGATCCACTGCTTTCAATAAATGGTGGCTATGTTTATGTCGATGCAGCCGGCGATGGACTCGATTCAAATGGTTCCATATCCATGACAGGCGGTACCGTGATCGTTAATGGACCTACAAATAATGGCAATGGTGCTTTGGATTATGACGAAGACTTTGAAATAAGTGGCGGAGTTCTCATCGCTGCCGGAAGTTCTGGTATGGCGATGGCCACTTCAGAAGACTCATCTCAACATACGATCTTGATGACTTATCCGAAGACACAATCTGCAGGAACCACACTGCTTCTAGAAGATAGCGAAGGAAATGAAATTGTGACATTTGCGCCCGAAAAAGACTATCAATCGGTCGTCATTAGTTCGCCAAAACTAACGAAAGATGCATCCTATACCCTTTACTCAGGAGGGACAACGTCTGGTAAAGCAAGTGATGGTCTTTTTGAAGTTGGTGACTATCAAGACGGCACGAAAGTAGTCGAATTCACAATTTCCGACACCATTACATGGCTTGATGAAACTGGAATCACCACTGCAAAAACTTCTGGTCCTGATGGTATGGGAGGTCCAGGTGGAATGGGAGCACCCGAAGGTATGGAGCGACCAGAAGGGATGAAAGCTCCCCAAGGTATGGAACCACCAGAAGGGATGGAAGTTCCCGAGGGTATGGAGCCACCAGAAGGAATGGAAGCTCCCGAAGCTACAGAGCCAGAAGGAAAATGA
- a CDS encoding GNAT family N-acetyltransferase, whose product MSSLSSAPQVKNALGLTDDQTSLEGTIDFIEFIEEQERLGKQYSRVILDETKKLIGVITLKDIDDGNKTCHIGTWIGHQYWGKGYNALAKSEMLYIAFTVLDLEYVFAGAKLSNIRSQKAQENLTYIRIGVQSEFPEEHSKLESQVNSPCILNVIEREMFLSWHSDNE is encoded by the coding sequence ATGTCATCACTTTCGTCAGCACCCCAAGTGAAAAATGCATTGGGACTTACCGATGACCAAACTTCACTTGAAGGAACTATTGATTTTATAGAGTTTATTGAGGAACAAGAAAGACTAGGAAAGCAATATTCAAGAGTCATCCTTGATGAAACTAAAAAATTAATTGGGGTAATAACACTAAAAGACATTGATGACGGCAATAAAACTTGTCATATTGGTACTTGGATAGGACATCAATATTGGGGGAAAGGTTATAATGCATTAGCCAAATCAGAAATGCTATATATCGCCTTTACAGTATTGGATTTAGAATATGTATTTGCAGGAGCAAAATTATCAAATATCCGATCTCAAAAGGCTCAGGAAAATCTTACTTATATTAGAATCGGTGTACAGTCAGAGTTTCCGGAGGAACATAGTAAATTAGAATCGCAAGTGAATTCGCCCTGCATTTTGAATGTAATAGAGAGAGAAATGTTTTTGTCGTGGCATTCAGACAACGAATAA
- a CDS encoding YfmQ family protein: MTWMTFVIIVIGIILIFMTSPPSALVEWGLSKFTIHPKLDSKDISVLYNGTHLEEEEKIRFNNYFNEAQFLERNHIFPGNENLFLHPETTVIPFVIKVKKMKKEMDFFIYIYDDHVDVVKQWKKKVESFSIKSEYLQNFTISNNIN, from the coding sequence ATGACATGGATGACTTTTGTTATTATAGTAATCGGGATAATTTTAATATTCATGACAAGTCCCCCAAGTGCACTAGTAGAATGGGGTTTAAGTAAATTTACAATTCATCCAAAACTTGATTCAAAAGATATTAGTGTACTATATAACGGAACGCACTTAGAAGAGGAAGAAAAAATTAGATTTAATAATTATTTCAATGAAGCCCAATTTTTAGAAAGAAACCATATATTCCCGGGGAATGAAAACTTGTTTCTACATCCAGAGACTACTGTTATTCCATTTGTCATCAAGGTAAAAAAAATGAAAAAAGAAATGGATTTCTTTATTTATATTTACGATGACCACGTTGATGTAGTCAAGCAGTGGAAGAAAAAAGTTGAATCTTTTAGTATTAAATCCGAGTATCTACAAAATTTCACTATTTCAAATAATATAAATTAA
- the fosM gene encoding FosM family fosfomycin resistance protein, which produces MLLFLKGVNHFLMSVSDLDKSIKFYQDVFEAKLLVKGTSTAYFDLNGIWLALNLEKEIPRNEISKSYTHVAFSVEEAELDSIYNKLEKLGVNILTGRPRDEKDKKSIYFTDPDGHKFEFHTGTLLDRIDYYKKEKPHMEFYD; this is translated from the coding sequence ATGTTGTTGTTTTTAAAAGGGGTAAACCATTTTTTAATGTCCGTGTCTGATTTGGATAAATCCATAAAGTTCTACCAAGATGTATTTGAAGCTAAGTTACTGGTTAAAGGGACAAGTACTGCCTATTTTGATTTAAATGGTATATGGCTGGCTCTAAATTTGGAAAAGGAGATTCCCCGCAATGAAATAAGTAAATCATACACTCACGTAGCTTTTTCAGTTGAAGAGGCAGAATTAGATAGTATATATAACAAGTTAGAGAAATTGGGTGTAAATATTTTAACTGGGCGCCCAAGAGATGAAAAGGATAAGAAATCTATTTATTTCACTGATCCTGATGGACATAAGTTTGAATTTCATACTGGTACTTTGCTGGACAGAATAGATTATTACAAAAAGGAAAAACCACATATGGAATTTTATGATTAG
- a CDS encoding YafY family protein, giving the protein MAKVDNSLAILWMLSSGEKVTAKQISEKLEVNIRTVYRYIDSLSISGVPIISDAGHNGGYTLLNNFIEAPLFFDFEEQTSLFHAAIFAEEAGYYGGEALDRAISKLGKYSNQEQESKINQHLTSLEVICRLSSLTMEPFLNELEQAVSDGFSVKILYHKSGAEQLKYRLVDPYKIIYWNNKWYMIGFCHLRNDIRSFRVDRMESLTLTEDKFRQPENFSAREFFMGNLLPSIKDKEGIISLVINGDKRVLGDICQHWFLGHYLQELTSNQAVFHLEKDMMHTYVPNLLLPYGKSIRVIEPISLKKRLIEVLSELIKFHQI; this is encoded by the coding sequence ATGGCTAAAGTTGACAATTCACTTGCAATTCTATGGATGCTTAGTTCAGGTGAAAAAGTTACTGCAAAACAAATTTCGGAAAAGTTGGAGGTGAATATTAGAACTGTATATCGTTATATTGATTCACTTTCAATAAGTGGTGTACCTATAATTTCAGACGCGGGACATAATGGTGGATACACTTTATTGAACAATTTTATCGAAGCCCCTCTTTTTTTTGATTTTGAAGAGCAAACCTCACTATTTCACGCTGCTATTTTTGCAGAAGAAGCAGGGTATTATGGAGGTGAAGCACTAGATAGGGCTATTTCGAAGCTAGGTAAATACTCGAATCAAGAGCAAGAATCAAAGATAAACCAACATTTAACCAGTCTTGAAGTAATATGTCGATTAAGTTCGCTCACTATGGAACCTTTTTTGAATGAGTTGGAGCAAGCGGTATCCGATGGATTCTCTGTAAAAATTCTATACCATAAAAGTGGCGCAGAGCAATTAAAGTATAGATTGGTAGATCCGTATAAAATTATTTATTGGAATAATAAGTGGTATATGATTGGGTTCTGTCATCTCAGGAATGATATCCGTAGTTTTAGGGTAGATCGAATGGAAAGCCTAACACTAACCGAAGATAAGTTTCGCCAACCAGAAAACTTTTCAGCACGTGAATTTTTTATGGGAAATCTTCTTCCTTCTATAAAAGATAAGGAAGGGATTATTTCTTTGGTTATTAATGGAGATAAAAGGGTATTGGGTGATATTTGCCAACATTGGTTTTTGGGACATTATTTACAAGAGCTGACCTCAAATCAAGCAGTATTTCATCTTGAAAAAGATATGATGCATACATACGTACCTAATTTACTTTTGCCGTACGGTAAATCTATTCGAGTTATTGAGCCAATTAGTCTTAAGAAAAGACTGATTGAAGTTTTGTCGGAATTAATAAAGTTTCATCAAATTTGA